One Megalops cyprinoides isolate fMegCyp1 chromosome 4, fMegCyp1.pri, whole genome shotgun sequence genomic window carries:
- the LOC118776575 gene encoding ras-related protein Rab-14, whose translation MATAPYNYSYIFKYIIIGDMGVGKSCLLHQFTEKKFMADCPHTIGVEFGTRIIEVSGQKIKLQIWDTAGQERFRAVTRSYYRGAAGALMVYDITRRSTYNHLSSWLTDARNLTNPNTVIILIGNKADLEAQRDVTYEEAKQFAEENGLLFLEASAKTGENVEDAFLEAAKKIYQNIQDGSLDLNAAESGVQHKPSAPQGGRLTSEPQPQREGCGC comes from the exons ATGGCCACCGCTCCGTACAACTACTCCTACATCTTCAAATACATCATCATCG GAGACATGGGAGTAGGAAAGTCATGTTTGCTTCACCaattcacagaaaagaaat TCATGGCAGACTGCCCCCACACGATCGGCGTGGAGTTTGGCACCAGGATCATTGAGGTCAGCGGCCAGAAGATCAAGCTGCAGATCTGGGACACGGCGGGACAGGAGCGCTTCCGGGCCGTCACACGCAGCTACTACAGGGGGGCAGCGGGGGCCCTCATGGTCTACGACATCACCAG GAGAAGCACGTACAACCACCTGAGCAGCTGGTTGACAGACGCACGCAACCTGACCAACCCCAACACG GTCATCATTCTCATAGGTAACAAGGCCGACCTGGAGGCCCAGCGGGACGTCACGTACGAGGAGGCCAAGCAGTTTGCAGAGGAGAACG GTCTTTTGTTCCTGGAAGCCAGTGCAAAAAC ggggGAGAATGTGGAGGATGCCTTCCTGGAGGCGGCGAAGAAGATCTACCAGAACATCCAGGATGGGAGTCTGGACCTGAACGCAGCCGAGTCGGGGGTGCAGCACAAGCCCTCGGCCCCGCAGGGCGGCCGGCTCACCAGCGAACCACAGCCCCAGAGGGAAGGGTGTGGCTGCTAA